The window ATCTGAGTCGCCTCGGGAACAAGGGATACGGAAGTCAGGCTCATGCACTTCACTCCTCAGGCCTGACGGCCGGACGCATGGATGGCGACGATGTCCGACAGCAGGGCGAACGCCGTCTCGACACGGCCGGCACCGGGGCCGGAGACCGTCACCGCACCCAGCAACTCGGTGTCGAAGGCGACGGCGTTGGTGGCGCCGGAAATGCCCACCAGGGGATGCCAGCTCGGCAGCAGGCGGGCCTCCACGCTGGCACTCACCGCGCCATCGGCTTCGCGGCGGGCGGAGCCGATCAGCTTCCAGCGCGCCCCCGACTCGCGGACCTTCTCGATATCGCTGCTGCTGATGCCGCTGATTCCGCTGCAGGCGACATCGCTGACCTGCAGGTGCGCGCCGAGCAATTCGTTGGCGAGGATCACGACCTTCAGGCGCACGTCATGCCCTTCCACGTCGGCCGTCGGGTCCGCCTCGGCATAGCCCAGCTCTTGCGCCTTGGCCACGGCCTCGGCGAAACCGAGCCCTTCTTCCATGCGCGTCAGCACGTAGTTCGAGGTCCCGTTGAGGATGCCTTCGAAACCCTGGACGCCGGAGCCCGCCAGGGTCTGCCGTGCCAGGCGCAGCACAGGCGTGCCGCTCATCACCGAGCCTTCGTACTCGAACGACACACCATTGGCCTTGGCCAGGCGCTTGAGCTCCTCGCCGTGCAGCGCGATCGGGCCCTTGTTGGTGGTGACCACGTGCTTGCCCGCCTCCAGGGCCCAGCGGCAGAAGGTCGCCGCCGGCTCGCCGTCCTTCGGATTGGTGAAGGTGGCTTCGGCGATGATGTCGGCCCCGGACTGCTTGATCACCGACTCGT of the Pseudomonas sp. PSE14 genome contains:
- a CDS encoding homoserine dehydrogenase, which produces MTEYKIALVGFGGVNRALAQLIAERNARWQQELGFSLKIVGVTDLFLGSVIDRNGLDAASLAALPAVKGAFAQMPEGTAQAFNESVIKQSGADIIAEATFTNPKDGEPAATFCRWALEAGKHVVTTNKGPIALHGEELKRLAKANGVSFEYEGSVMSGTPVLRLARQTLAGSGVQGFEGILNGTSNYVLTRMEEGLGFAEAVAKAQELGYAEADPTADVEGHDVRLKVVILANELLGAHLQVSDVACSGISGISSSDIEKVRESGARWKLIGSARREADGAVSASVEARLLPSWHPLVGISGATNAVAFDTELLGAVTVSGPGAGRVETAFALLSDIVAIHASGRQA